The Mytilus galloprovincialis chromosome 7, xbMytGall1.hap1.1, whole genome shotgun sequence genome has a window encoding:
- the LOC143081658 gene encoding inactive pancreatic lipase-related protein 1-like → MMWCVSLFAASLLLTANASKKCYDNVGCFSNAWPFWNTFGILPRSPEENGITFHLYTRINPTNDQVLDPNGSGTSVMSTNFNDAHKTVFIIHGFNGKKEDNWIKLMKSALIQYFDVNVIVVVWAEGAKDNYIRAVANTRVVGAVTANMIKLLQRSSSLTLDNVHLVGHSLGAHVAGYVGEIIPEIGRITGLDPAGPAFYTVNVIVRLDSSDAKFVDVIHTDVVLGLQKEMGNADFYPNGGKIQPGCLTDTIAPFYSCAHMRALYYFIESVNPDCKFTSNICRNWDDFKDGDCESCESGCQEMGYNLSYNADGKYYLRTGSDSPYCYY, encoded by the exons ATGATGTGGTGTGTAAGTTTATTTGCTGCATCACTTCTGCTCACAGCGAATG CTTCAAAAAAATGCTACGATAATGTTGGTTGCTTCAGTAATGCCTGGCCATTCTGGAACACTTTTGGTATCCTCCCACGTTCCCCGGAAGAAAATGGAATCACTTTCCATCTGTATACTCGTATCAATCCAACAAACGACCAAGTGTTAGATCCCAATGGATCTGGGACGTCTGTGATGTCGACAAACTTCAATGATGCACACAAGACGGTGTTTATAATTCATGGTTTTAACggaaaaaaagaagataattgGATAAAGCTTATGAAAAGCGCCCTCATACAATAT TTTGATGTAAATGTAATAGTTGTGGTATGGGCTGAGGGAGCGAAGGATAACTACATCCGAGCTGTAGCAAACACTCGGGTTGTGGGTGCTGTTACTGCCAACATGATAAAACTACTACAGAGGTCGAGTAGTTTGACCTTAGACAATGTACATTTAGTTGGACACAGTCTAGGTGCCCATGTTGCTGGTTATGTTGGAGAAATAATACCGGAAATTGGTAGAATAACAG GTCTAGATCCTGCAGGTCCAGCATTCTATACTGTAAATGTGATAGTGAGATTGGATTCTTCTGATGCCAAATTTGTTGACGTCATACACACAGACGTAG TTTTGGGATTgcaaaaggaaatggggaatgcagATTTCTATCCAAATGGAGGGAAAATCCAACCTGGATGTTTAACTGACA CAATAGCACCTTTTTACAGTTGTGCCCACATGAGGGCACTTTACTACTTCATTGAATCTGTAAATCCAGACTGCAAGTTTACCTCCAACATATGTCGAAATTGGGATGATTTTAAGGATGGAGATTGTGAAAGCTGTGAAAGTGGCTGCCAAGAGATGGGATACAACTTGTCATACAATGCAGATGGAAAGTACTATCTGAGAACAGGCTCTGATTCTCCATATTGTTATTATTGA